A window from Chroicocephalus ridibundus chromosome 11, bChrRid1.1, whole genome shotgun sequence encodes these proteins:
- the CCNG1 gene encoding cyclin-G1, whose translation MIETLVTTEAQELLYQLTALLEQELRCQPKASGLRLIESAHDNGLRMTARLRDFEVKDLLSLTQFFGFHTETFSLAVNFLDRFLSKMKVQPKHLGCVGLSCFYLAVKASEEERNVPLATDLIRISQYRFTVSDLMRMEKIVLEKLSWKVKATTAFQFLQLYHSLIHENLSCERRKYLNFERLETQLKACHCRIMFSKAKPSVLAMSIMALEIEEQKLLELTEALEFLQLHSKINNRDLTFWKELVLKCLTEYSSSKCSKPNVQKLKWIVSGRTARQLKHSYYRITHLPTIPETSS comes from the exons ATGATTGAAACACTTGTAACTACTGAAGCTCAGGAACTGCTGTACCAGCTCACGGCCCTGTTGGAACAGGAGTTAAGATGTCAGCCAAAGGCCTCTGGCCTGAGACTAATCGAATCTGCTCATGATAATGGCCTCCGAATGACTGCAAGGCTGCGAGACTTTGAAGTGAAAGATCTCCTCAGCTTAACTCAATTCTTTGGCTTCCATACAGAGACGTTTTCACTAGCTGTGAATTTCTTAGATAGATTCTTGTCAAAAATGAAG gtACAGCCTAAACACTTGGGCTGTGTTGGACTCAGCTGCTTCTACTTGGCTGTGAAGGCAtcagaagaagagagaaatgttCCCTTAGCCACTGACTTAATTCGAATAAGCCAGTATAGGTTTACTGTTTCAGATCTGATGAGAATGGAGAAAATCGTATTGGAGAAGCTGTCTTGGAAAGTCAAAGCTACAACAGCCTTCCAGTTTCTACAACTATATCATTCGCTCATTCATGAGAATTTAAGCTGTGAAAG GAGAAAATACCTTAATTTTGAGAGACTTGAGACCCAGCTTAAAGCATGTCACTGCAGAATCATGTTTTCTAAAGCCAAG cctTCTGTCTTGGCAATGTCTATTATGGCACTAGAGATAGAAGAACAAAAACTACTGGAGTTGACAGAGGCATTGGAATTTCTGCAGTTGCATTCCAAG ATAAACAACAGAGATTTGACCTTCTGGAAGGAACTGGTGTTAAAGTGCCTTACAGAATATTCCTCGAGCAAGTGTTCCAAACCAAATGTCCAGAAATTAAAATGGATTGTGTCTGGACGTACAGCACGGCAGCTTAAACATAGTTACTACAGAATAACACACCTTCCTACAATTCCAGAAACCAGCTCATAA